One segment of Nostoc piscinale CENA21 DNA contains the following:
- the pyrR gene encoding bifunctional pyr operon transcriptional regulator/uracil phosphoribosyltransferase PyrR, translating to MCAKVVEILSSEDLRRTLTRLASQIVERSRDLSQLVLMGIYTRGVPLAELLARQIETLEGVSVPVGALDITFYRDDLDKIGLRTPAKTNIPFDLTGKTVVLVDDVIFKGRTIRAALNAVTEYGRPEIIRLAVLVDRGHRELPIHADFVGKQLPTAKEEVVKVYLQDLDGRDAVELIGD from the coding sequence ATGTGTGCAAAAGTAGTTGAAATTCTCTCATCAGAAGATTTACGGCGTACCTTAACCCGCTTGGCTTCCCAAATTGTCGAGCGATCGCGCGATTTATCGCAATTGGTACTTATGGGTATTTACACTAGAGGCGTACCCTTGGCAGAATTACTAGCACGGCAAATTGAAACCCTAGAAGGTGTAAGCGTACCAGTAGGAGCCTTAGATATTACTTTTTATCGAGATGACCTGGACAAAATTGGCTTGCGGACTCCTGCTAAAACCAACATTCCTTTTGATTTGACTGGAAAAACCGTCGTCTTGGTAGATGATGTCATTTTCAAAGGTAGAACCATTCGCGCTGCTTTAAACGCTGTGACTGAGTATGGTAGACCGGAAATTATTCGTTTGGCAGTGTTAGTAGACCGGGGTCATCGAGAACTACCAATTCACGCAGATTTTGTTGGCAAGCAATTACCCACCGCTAAAGAAGAAGTCGTCAAAGTGTATTTACAAGATTTAGATGGACGAGATGCAGTGGAGTTAATTGGAGATTAA
- a CDS encoding ArnT family glycosyltransferase, which produces MQQGSFIWGHREKQHRALEKWIDRVWILVLLLAAVLLFSINLGSLPLRDWDEGTIAQISREIWNAPAGSLRWLYLTLGGEPYYNKPPLAHWLIAGTYAVVGVNEWTTRLPGAILTALSVPLLYCVGREIFRQRWAAVYSALIYLTMLPVVRYGRLAMSDGVVVCFLLVMMLCVLRSRRDLRYCLGVGISFGLICLTQGFFGVFLGAIAMIFLFWDTPRLLTSYYFWTGILIGIFPAVGWYVAQIRHYGYAVVEAGLQNQSRSQVDTFLINSYQVPWYYMIELLKWTWPWLLFLPQTGRYVWENRNLSWAKLIQVWCGFYLLSISLLDTKLPWYILPIYPALALAFGALLAETENLPLLSSYPRSWVVGLSVLAVLASASSMYFSWGIPPKTDLQLIFAAIAITMILAAILAERGDGQFLRILFWGSYIALFLLVKSNYWAWELSEAYPVKPVATMISRVNPAVKKIYTSFPYHRSSLDFYSDRTIIPAKADELQYYWQYSSKPYFLLNGTALKNLQLKSMKIIDQAEGWKLVTKETPRL; this is translated from the coding sequence ATGCAACAAGGAAGCTTTATTTGGGGTCATCGAGAAAAGCAGCATCGGGCGCTGGAAAAATGGATTGATCGCGTTTGGATATTAGTATTGCTGTTGGCGGCGGTGCTACTATTTAGTATCAATCTGGGAAGCTTACCGCTGCGAGATTGGGATGAAGGAACTATAGCTCAAATTTCTCGTGAAATTTGGAATGCACCCGCTGGTTCTCTACGTTGGCTTTATCTCACTTTAGGCGGCGAACCCTACTATAACAAGCCACCTCTAGCTCATTGGTTAATTGCGGGAACTTACGCTGTTGTCGGTGTGAATGAGTGGACAACTCGTTTACCAGGAGCAATTTTAACAGCTTTGTCTGTGCCGTTGCTTTACTGTGTTGGGCGAGAAATCTTTCGTCAACGTTGGGCGGCGGTTTACAGTGCTTTAATTTATCTGACAATGCTACCGGTGGTACGTTATGGCAGATTAGCCATGAGTGATGGCGTAGTAGTCTGCTTTTTGCTAGTGATGATGCTGTGTGTATTGCGATCGCGCCGTGATTTACGCTATTGCTTGGGAGTGGGGATTAGTTTTGGTTTGATTTGCCTCACACAAGGGTTTTTCGGCGTTTTCCTGGGTGCGATCGCCATGATATTTTTATTTTGGGATACCCCCAGGTTGCTAACAAGTTACTATTTCTGGACAGGTATCTTGATCGGTATTTTTCCTGCGGTGGGTTGGTATGTTGCCCAAATCCGGCACTATGGTTATGCTGTTGTGGAAGCAGGCTTACAAAATCAATCTCGTAGCCAAGTTGATACATTTCTCATCAACAGTTATCAAGTACCTTGGTATTACATGATTGAGCTTTTGAAGTGGACATGGCCTTGGTTACTATTTTTACCACAAACTGGGCGTTACGTTTGGGAAAATCGCAATCTTAGTTGGGCGAAATTAATTCAGGTGTGGTGTGGCTTTTACTTGCTAAGTATTTCTTTGTTAGATACCAAATTACCTTGGTATATTTTGCCAATTTACCCAGCTTTAGCTTTAGCCTTTGGGGCGCTATTAGCTGAGACAGAAAACTTACCTTTACTGTCATCTTACCCCCGGAGTTGGGTAGTGGGATTGTCTGTACTGGCGGTTCTGGCTTCTGCTAGTAGTATGTATTTTAGTTGGGGTATACCACCCAAAACTGATTTACAACTGATTTTTGCCGCAATTGCTATCACCATGATTTTGGCAGCAATTTTAGCAGAACGTGGTGATGGACAATTTTTAAGGATTTTATTTTGGGGAAGTTATATTGCGTTATTTTTATTAGTGAAATCTAACTATTGGGCTTGGGAATTATCCGAAGCTTATCCAGTTAAACCAGTGGCAACGATGATATCCCGTGTGAATCCTGCTGTCAAAAAGATTTATACATCGTTTCCTTACCATCGTTCGTCTTTAGATTTTTATAGTGATCGCACTATTATTCCAGCTAAGGCGGACGAACTACAATATTATTGGCAATACAGCAGCAAACCCTACTTTTTACTCAATGGTACAGCACTAAAGAACCTCCAGTTAAAATCAATGAAAATCATCGATCAAGCTGAAGGTTGGAAATTAGTGACAAAAGAAACACCAAGGTTATGA
- a CDS encoding chloride channel protein, protein MTLLPPTNVRKVTEQPALPSPSHRLTHLINRFQPTPETVVLFLAILIGGGTGMGVVTFHYLIELIHHLMLEDLMSVIGAWGGWTLACVPILGGLVVGLMRWRTQDFGPGLSTLIAASQGTAIKRPLRPVTKMIAASVSLGSGASLGPEGPSVEIGANFGMLLSLILQVSQERQRLLLSAGAAAGLAAGFNAPIAGVFFALEVVMGATSFATSAVSVVLLAAVVAALIAQIGLGAQPAFNLPAYQVRSPFELPLYLGLGLGASLISLFYTELIRLAKAGFAGTIPGLEFFQSIPKSIHPIIGGVILGLVALQFPQILGIGYGTVQAMLQDVEFSLNLLLALLVVKLLMTAISAGSGFVGGLFAPAMFLGASFGSAYAKILCLIVPGIDAYMAAPPAYAMVGMAAVLAASVRAPLTAIIMLFELTRDYRIVLPLMAAVGLSVWLIDQIKPNVNSNSKLQQFGLADLKDEQAEIVQEILVEDAVLSCPKKLPATLGLLEAAMEMTRDRTRSALVINEAEQLVGIISLEDINRALIRWQNYQNSATENTGELSNQTLMDICTTEILYAWRDEPLSEALDRMALRGLHQLPVVARDNQERILGLLEKEQIALTCNLAATRKTLHKYIFSQKSMVNDQ, encoded by the coding sequence ATGACTCTCTTGCCTCCCACCAACGTCAGGAAGGTAACGGAACAACCTGCACTTCCTTCACCTTCTCACCGCTTAACACATCTCATTAACCGTTTTCAACCCACACCGGAAACAGTTGTGCTGTTTTTAGCCATATTAATTGGTGGTGGTACTGGCATGGGTGTAGTGACATTCCACTATTTAATTGAGCTAATTCACCATCTGATGTTAGAAGACTTGATGAGTGTAATTGGTGCTTGGGGCGGCTGGACTTTAGCCTGTGTCCCCATTTTGGGTGGATTAGTTGTCGGATTAATGCGCTGGCGCACCCAAGATTTTGGCCCTGGTTTATCAACTTTAATCGCCGCCTCCCAAGGAACAGCAATTAAGCGCCCCTTAAGGCCAGTCACTAAAATGATTGCCGCATCTGTTTCTTTGGGAAGTGGGGCTTCTTTGGGGCCAGAAGGGCCGAGTGTGGAAATTGGCGCTAACTTTGGGATGTTGTTGTCTCTCATTCTCCAAGTCTCCCAAGAACGTCAGCGTTTGCTGTTAAGTGCTGGTGCAGCCGCCGGTTTAGCCGCCGGATTTAATGCACCGATCGCCGGGGTATTTTTTGCATTAGAAGTAGTTATGGGGGCCACATCTTTTGCCACTTCGGCGGTGAGTGTGGTGTTACTCGCTGCGGTTGTGGCGGCCTTAATTGCCCAAATTGGCTTAGGGGCGCAACCTGCCTTTAATTTACCTGCATACCAAGTCCGTAGCCCTTTTGAATTGCCTTTGTATCTCGGCTTGGGTTTGGGCGCTAGTTTAATTTCTTTGTTTTACACCGAATTAATTCGGTTAGCCAAAGCTGGCTTTGCTGGCACAATTCCTGGCTTGGAATTTTTTCAAAGTATCCCCAAATCAATTCACCCAATTATTGGGGGAGTAATTTTAGGCCTAGTGGCTTTGCAATTTCCCCAAATTTTAGGCATTGGTTATGGCACTGTCCAAGCCATGTTGCAAGATGTGGAATTTTCCTTAAATCTCTTGCTGGCTTTGCTGGTAGTGAAATTATTAATGACAGCCATTAGTGCCGGGAGTGGTTTTGTGGGTGGTTTATTTGCCCCAGCCATGTTTTTAGGCGCTTCTTTCGGCTCGGCTTATGCCAAAATTTTATGTCTCATTGTCCCAGGAATTGACGCATATATGGCCGCACCCCCAGCTTATGCAATGGTAGGGATGGCTGCTGTCTTGGCTGCTAGTGTGAGAGCGCCATTAACTGCGATTATTATGCTGTTTGAATTAACTCGTGATTACCGCATTGTTTTACCTTTAATGGCTGCGGTGGGTTTAAGTGTGTGGTTGATAGATCAAATTAAACCAAATGTTAACTCTAACTCGAAACTGCAACAATTTGGTTTAGCCGATTTAAAAGATGAGCAAGCAGAAATTGTGCAGGAAATTTTAGTGGAAGATGCTGTACTTTCCTGCCCAAAAAAATTACCTGCAACTTTAGGATTGTTAGAAGCCGCGATGGAAATGACCCGCGATCGCACACGCAGTGCTTTAGTAATTAATGAAGCCGAGCAATTAGTCGGGATTATTTCTTTAGAAGATATTAATCGCGCTCTGATTCGCTGGCAAAATTACCAAAATTCTGCCACAGAAAATACTGGTGAATTATCCAATCAAACTCTCATGGATATTTGCACCACGGAAATTCTCTATGCTTGGCGGGATGAACCTTTATCTGAAGCTTTAGATCGGATGGCTTTGCGTGGTTTGCATCAGTTACCAGTGGTAGCTAGAGACAACCAAGAGCGGATTTTGGGTTTATTAGAAAAAGAGCAAATTGCCTTAACCTGCAATTTAGCCGCCACCCGCAAAACACTCCACAAATATATTTTTAGTCAAAAGTCAATGGTCAATGATCAATAG
- a CDS encoding AbrB family transcriptional regulator, with protein sequence MEPLVGEDLLRKVKELENLSKEEKAKECGYYTVTKNGIERVNMMKFLNALIDAEGIQLDSAPNANGRGGRSASYRISVQSNGNLLIGSAYTKQMNLKPGDEFLITLGKKHIRLRQVDPEDREGIEEIEASA encoded by the coding sequence ATTGAACCCCTAGTTGGGGAGGATCTGCTCAGAAAAGTTAAAGAGCTAGAGAACCTTAGCAAAGAAGAAAAAGCTAAGGAGTGCGGCTACTATACCGTGACCAAAAATGGTATAGAGCGTGTCAATATGATGAAATTTTTGAATGCTCTCATTGATGCTGAAGGCATTCAATTAGATAGTGCGCCAAATGCAAATGGACGTGGCGGACGCAGTGCCAGCTATCGGATTAGTGTGCAATCCAACGGTAACTTACTGATTGGTTCTGCTTACACAAAACAGATGAATCTCAAGCCAGGTGACGAGTTTCTGATCACTTTAGGGAAGAAGCACATTCGCCTACGTCAAGTAGATCCAGAAGATAGAGAAGGTATTGAGGAAATCGAAGCCTCAGCATAA
- the cbiB gene encoding adenosylcobinamide-phosphate synthase CbiB — protein MTLIIAAILDFLIGDPWGWPHPVQVMGWIISRFTKFALSICQNSITQRIAGIVLAIILIIGSGGISWLIIRVAQWLHPILAIVIESIILASCFALRSLRTAATDVLQPLIAGNLSQARQALSNYVGRDTQNLSEAEILRAVLETVTENATDGVMAPLFYAVVGACVPNVGAVPLALAYKASSTLDSMVGYKEAPYTYIGWFSARLEDYLTWLPCRLTVITLALLSGKLLHVWRICRRDAVLDPSPNSGWSECAYAAILGVQMGGINWYRGVAKAKPLLGDAIYPITPTSIDQALQLTRYSFLLWLGIAIAILFLLPNRS, from the coding sequence ATGACATTAATCATCGCCGCAATTTTAGATTTCTTAATAGGTGATCCTTGGGGTTGGCCGCATCCAGTCCAAGTCATGGGATGGATAATTTCTCGCTTCACAAAATTTGCATTATCGATATGTCAAAATTCCATAACACAAAGAATCGCGGGAATTGTCCTGGCGATAATTTTAATTATTGGTAGTGGCGGCATCAGCTGGTTAATTATTCGAGTTGCCCAATGGTTACATCCAATATTGGCAATAGTGATAGAAAGTATTATCCTGGCTAGTTGTTTTGCCTTGAGAAGTTTACGAACCGCCGCCACCGATGTTTTACAGCCTTTAATTGCGGGTAATTTATCCCAGGCGCGTCAAGCTTTAAGTAATTATGTTGGTCGAGATACCCAAAACTTATCAGAAGCAGAAATTTTGCGTGCTGTGTTAGAAACAGTCACCGAAAATGCCACCGATGGAGTCATGGCTCCACTGTTTTATGCTGTTGTTGGTGCTTGCGTGCCAAATGTAGGTGCAGTTCCTTTGGCTTTAGCATATAAAGCCAGCAGTACCTTAGATTCAATGGTGGGTTATAAAGAAGCGCCTTACACTTATATCGGTTGGTTTAGCGCCCGGTTAGAAGATTATTTAACTTGGCTACCTTGTCGCTTAACTGTAATTACCTTGGCACTGTTATCGGGTAAGTTATTGCATGTTTGGCGGATATGTCGCAGAGATGCCGTTTTAGATCCCAGTCCTAATTCTGGCTGGAGTGAATGTGCTTATGCGGCAATTTTGGGCGTGCAGATGGGTGGGATAAATTGGTATCGGGGTGTGGCGAAAGCAAAACCCTTGTTAGGCGATGCCATTTACCCAATTACGCCGACTAGCATTGATCAAGCTTTGCAACTAACGCGCTACAGCTTTTTATTGTGGTTAGGAATAGCGATCGCTATACTATTCTTGCTGCCAAACAGGTCATGA
- a CDS encoding Rrf2 family transcriptional regulator, which yields MKLTTKGHYSVKALLDLSLQPDYGPVSVRAIAQRQDIPAPYLEKLLIEMRRSGLVKSIRGSIGGYQLAREPKEISIGQILEAVGETITHIPDRHPTPIQAEDWVTYTLWQRLNQKLKEALYSITLADLYYDARSWQASLGEEANFVV from the coding sequence ATGAAACTAACTACCAAAGGACATTACAGTGTCAAAGCATTGCTAGATTTAAGCTTACAACCAGATTATGGGCCAGTATCTGTCAGAGCGATCGCTCAACGCCAAGATATTCCTGCACCATACCTGGAAAAATTACTAATAGAAATGCGCCGTTCGGGGTTAGTTAAATCAATTCGGGGCAGCATTGGTGGTTACCAACTAGCAAGAGAACCCAAAGAAATCTCTATTGGACAAATATTAGAAGCCGTCGGCGAAACCATTACCCATATTCCCGACCGTCACCCAACACCAATACAAGCAGAAGATTGGGTAACGTACACTCTCTGGCAAAGACTCAACCAAAAACTGAAAGAAGCTTTATACAGCATTACCTTGGCTGATCTTTATTACGATGCCCGCAGTTGGCAAGCATCTTTAGGGGAAGAAGCAAATTTTGTGGTTTAG